Part of the Bacillus sp. THAF10 genome is shown below.
AAAAACAAGGTCGGCAAGTTTTCTGGCGGGATGAAGCAGCGCGTTGGGATTGCGCAAGCACTGTTGAATGACCCGAAAATCCTAATTGTGGACGAGCCGACAGCGGGACTTGATCCGAAAGAACGCATCCGCTTTCGTAATCTGCTAGCAAAAATTGCGATTAACCGAATTGTGCTGTTGTCGACGCATATTGTGTCTGATATTGAGTTCATTGCGCGTGAGGTCGTTATTTTAAAAGAAGGAAAGCTACTGCGAAAAGAATCGCCCCAGATGCTATTGGACGGTATTGCCGATAAGGTGTGGAGTGTGGTTGTCGGGGAGTCGGAAATTCCTGCTTTTCAAGCGAGGTTTAAGGTTGGAAATATCGGACGAGCTGGCGATGGGAGCTTTCAGCTGCGCATCTTGAGTGAGAGCAAGCCACATCCAGATGCACAAATCGAGATTCCAAATTTAGAAGATTTGTATCTTTATTATTTCGATGAAGAGGTGGCCTCATGATGGAGCTGTTTAAGTTTGAGCTGTATAAGATTTTTAAGCAACGGACGGTTTGGATCACCTTTATTCTTGTAATCCTCTTTTCCACCGGTTTTACCTTTCATATGACTGAGCAGTGGGAGAAGGATTTGTATAAGGAATGGGAAGGTCCGATTACGGAGGAAAAGTTGCAGCTGGCGCAAGATAAATATGCGTCTTTGATGGAGAAAATTGAGTCTACGCCTGACGATGCACCCGTCCAATTCTCAGAAAAAGAGAGTTTTGAGATGGGTTTGTACGAAACGGTCGCTTTTGTTGGTGGGATAGAGAAGAAAACAGCGGCAAAAATAGAGGAACTAGATGGCATAAACACCTCTGAAGCTGCGTTGGAAAAGGAAATGCTTGAGCAGTTAGACACATCTTACTTTGCCTTAAATGAAGGTCCTGGAAAAGTGATCGATTTCGCGAGTGTGTTTTCAATTGTAATTACTGGCGCGATGCTTTTGATCGGATTATCTTCTATCTACACACAAGAGTACAGCTCTGGTGTAGAAAATTATATGTTGAGTGCGAAAAAAGGCCGTAAGCAGCTGTTGTGGGCAAAGCTTGGGGCAGCGTCTGTCTACACGGTGGTGGTAGTGTTCGCCTGGGAACTATTCAACCTTGCGTGGAACACGATTCAGTATGGAAGTGAAGGCTGGGGCACGTCGTTACAGCATTATTTCAAGTACTATTTTTCGCCGTATGATTTTACGATGTTCGAGTTTCATCTCGTGCAAATGGCGTTTCACTTGCTGGGAGCAGTAAGCTTTGCGGTGTTGATTGTGCTCGTTTCAAGCGTGAGCAAGCATTCGTTGATTTCGTTTTTTGTCTGTGGCGCGTTGTTTGGAGCTCCGTTCTTGGTGGTAGAAATGATGAATTTGCCACAATGGATAGAAAACACCTTCATTTTCAGCCACATCTTCACGATGAATGTGGAGCGACTATTCGACTTCTTTAAAGCGGTGAATTTGTTTGGTGTGCCCGTCCTCTTCCCATTTGTCGGGGTTGCGATAATGGTAGTGGTGACTCTTGTGTCGGTTGCGGTGAACATGCGGGTAATGCGGAAGAAGGAATTGACGGTTTGATTTGAGTGGGATACCATAGGCTCCCGAACTTTTTGAGAGAAAGATGTAGAATTGGGCCACGAACCGGTTCATTTTGCTTGAGAAATTGAAGTTATTACGGAAAACTTAGGCCTTCGCACTTAGTGTGAAGGTTTTTTGGGTAGTTTTGGGGAGGAATTTTACTATTCTGATGCTGTTTCGGGTTATGGGAGGTAGTGATTGTGACACTTTTTGGGGTTATTGTGATATTTCGAGAGGTTATTGTGACTTTTTTTAGAGTTATTGTGACATTTCGAAAGGTTATTGTGACATTTCGAATTCCGTAATAATCACCACTCCTCCGCTCCCCTATTATTCATCCAGCAGCCCCTTCTCCACCCCATATTTTAATAGACCCTCATAAGGATCCCCAGAAATCCCTAGTATTTCACAAAAAGCTGGCTCCGTTTTGTAGCCTTGTTTCTTCAAATCTATGACTTGTGCGCGCAGGCTTGGTGTTTTTTCCAAAAGAGCATGCTCAATCACCATATGCAGATAAGCATACTGCTCGTTAACCGGCTGCCCTTGCCCGAAAAGCTCAAACTCAAACCCCTCGTAGTAAAAATTGCATTTTACAACCTCCCTTCCTCTGATATTGCTTCTTTTCATCCGGAAATCCTCCATAGATTCATAGAGGCTGATGAGCTTTTCCTCGAATAAATCAAGATTGTACGTTTCCATGATAATGTCCAAGTCGGAATCTGATAGGTCGATGTTGATTGGAATGGTGCCGCAAAGCGTTGGGTGGTATGCACCGAGATCGTGCATGACATTAAGTTTGATGATGGCCTCGTATGCCCGTTGCTGTTTGGTGTTACCATTTTTCATTAATTTCATGAAATTCATTTGCGTTTTACCCTCCTTAATTTATGAAAAATCTGATATGGTAACTATATCAATATATCGTGGAGGAAAGTATGAACAATCTATCCCTAGTAAAATATGATGAAAATGATTTTCCTTTTTATTACGCACTTGTATCCAATGAAATGGTGATGAAGCAGATTACTGAACGAGCGATTCCTTTAGATGAAGCAAAAAACAATTACACCAACATTCTGGAGAAAAACGCTCGCTCT
Proteins encoded:
- a CDS encoding ABC transporter ATP-binding protein; amino-acid sequence: MNLTIKNLSKSFGEKKVLDDVSIEFSSGVYGILGANGSGKTTLMRILASVMKPSAGTVYFNQEDIGVMDGRYRDVIGYLPQHVGFYKNFTAEKFLLYIAALKGLPKAAAKTKVAEVLELVGLSAERKNKVGKFSGGMKQRVGIAQALLNDPKILIVDEPTAGLDPKERIRFRNLLAKIAINRIVLLSTHIVSDIEFIAREVVILKEGKLLRKESPQMLLDGIADKVWSVVVGESEIPAFQARFKVGNIGRAGDGSFQLRILSESKPHPDAQIEIPNLEDLYLYYFDEEVAS
- a CDS encoding DUF4269 domain-containing protein, translated to MNFMKLMKNGNTKQQRAYEAIIKLNVMHDLGAYHPTLCGTIPINIDLSDSDLDIIMETYNLDLFEEKLISLYESMEDFRMKRSNIRGREVVKCNFYYEGFEFELFGQGQPVNEQYAYLHMVIEHALLEKTPSLRAQVIDLKKQGYKTEPAFCEILGISGDPYEGLLKYGVEKGLLDE